A part of Solibacillus sp. FSL H8-0538 genomic DNA contains:
- the cysI gene encoding assimilatory sulfite reductase (NADPH) hemoprotein subunit, with protein MTKIVLPPQPGPFSDVERIKEESNYLRGTLQQTMDYPISSGIPDDDNRLMKFHGSYLQDDRDLRTERQKQKLEPAYQFMVRVRTPGGVATAKQWLVMDELSDRVGNSTLKLTTRQAFQLHGILKWNVKQFMQDINDVLLDSLAACGDVNRNVMCNANPYQSTIHQEIFDWSAKLSEHLLPRTTAYHELWLNGEKMVDTQEKEIEPIYGSLYLPRKFKIAIAVPPANDVDIYSQDIGFIGIVEDDKLVGFNVLVGGGMGMTHGDDSTYPQLGRLIGFITPDKLLETAEKIITIQRDYGNRKERKNARFKYTIDARGLDWFKEELHRRLGWEIQAERPFKFEHTGDRYGWTKGEDGKWHFTLFIQNGRIKDFDGYPLKTGLREIAKIHTGEFRLTGNQNLVIGNVSTQKKRRIQALIEQYNITDGEHYSALRRNAIACVSLPTCGLAMAEAERYLPSLIDKIEVILDEAGIRDEEIVIRMSGCPNGCSRAAMGEIGFIGKGPGKYNLYLGAGFTGDRLNKIYRENIGEEEILAELRPILFRYANERLGGERFGDFTIRAGYVKAVTSGTNFHD; from the coding sequence ATGACGAAAATTGTATTACCACCACAACCAGGTCCATTTAGCGATGTGGAACGAATTAAAGAAGAAAGTAATTACTTACGTGGGACATTGCAACAAACGATGGATTACCCAATTAGTTCAGGTATCCCGGATGATGATAATCGCTTAATGAAGTTCCACGGTAGCTACCTGCAAGATGACCGTGATCTTCGTACGGAGCGTCAAAAGCAAAAACTAGAGCCAGCCTATCAGTTCATGGTACGTGTAAGAACACCGGGCGGAGTCGCAACAGCAAAGCAATGGCTCGTCATGGATGAATTATCGGATCGAGTTGGTAATAGCACACTAAAATTAACGACACGGCAAGCATTCCAATTACATGGAATATTAAAATGGAATGTGAAACAGTTCATGCAAGATATTAATGATGTGCTACTAGATTCATTAGCAGCTTGTGGTGACGTAAACCGTAACGTGATGTGTAATGCAAACCCGTACCAATCAACTATTCACCAGGAAATTTTTGATTGGTCGGCAAAGTTAAGTGAGCATTTACTACCGCGTACAACGGCCTATCATGAGCTATGGCTGAATGGTGAAAAAATGGTAGATACACAGGAAAAAGAAATTGAACCGATTTACGGATCGCTGTACTTACCTCGTAAATTTAAAATCGCCATTGCAGTACCTCCAGCGAATGACGTTGATATTTATTCACAAGATATCGGGTTCATCGGCATCGTGGAAGATGATAAACTAGTAGGCTTTAATGTATTAGTTGGCGGTGGCATGGGGATGACGCATGGCGATGATTCGACCTACCCGCAGCTAGGACGTTTAATTGGATTTATTACGCCAGATAAGTTACTTGAAACAGCGGAAAAAATTATTACCATTCAACGTGATTATGGGAATCGAAAAGAACGTAAAAATGCACGTTTTAAATATACAATTGATGCGCGCGGCTTAGATTGGTTTAAAGAAGAATTACACCGCCGACTTGGCTGGGAAATACAAGCGGAACGTCCATTTAAATTTGAGCATACCGGTGATCGTTACGGCTGGACAAAAGGTGAGGATGGCAAATGGCATTTCACATTATTCATCCAAAATGGCCGTATTAAAGATTTTGATGGCTATCCACTGAAAACAGGTTTACGTGAAATTGCGAAAATCCATACAGGTGAATTCCGTCTAACAGGGAATCAAAACTTAGTCATTGGCAATGTGAGCACCCAGAAAAAACGTCGTATTCAAGCATTAATTGAGCAATATAATATTACGGACGGTGAACATTATTCTGCACTACGCCGGAACGCTATAGCATGTGTATCCTTGCCAACATGTGGTCTAGCAATGGCAGAAGCAGAGCGTTACTTGCCATCTTTAATAGATAAAATTGAAGTCATTTTAGATGAGGCTGGAATTCGTGATGAAGAAATTGTCATCCGTATGTCAGGCTGTCCAAATGGTTGTTCGCGTGCAGCTATGGGTGAAATTGGCTTTATCGGAAAAGGGCCGGGCAAGTATAATTTATACTTAGGGGCTGGTTTTACGGGTGACCGCTTAAATAAAATCTACCGTGAAAATATCGGTGAAGAAGAAATTTTAGCCGAGCTTCGTCCGATCCTATTCCGCTATGCAAATGAACGCTTAGGCGGCGAGCGCTTCGGTGATTTCACGATTCGCGCTGGCTACGTAAAAGCCGTAACATCAGGCACGAATTTCCACGACTAA